A region of Anaerolineae bacterium DNA encodes the following proteins:
- a CDS encoding ATP-binding protein, with protein sequence MRSLRLKLMGAFALVMLISVVANSLLISQAASGQFSRYVTESGRAWAQRMAPMLADHYARAGGWQGAEALLHNPWSSMMGVGMGGMMLMPHWRGGMMGWGRDQERGPGWSMSDMMNGDMWAWMGLRLLLADEQGVVVADSAASLTGTKLKPADLAAGVPIWVDGRLVGTLLAVLASTDATTLASDFLKGVRRLTWLVSLTAGMVALALGLILFRHIVAPVRAVTMAAQRIAAGHLDQRVPVTSQDEIGQLASAFNYMADALARDQELRRNMIADIAHELRTPLSVIQANLEAMLDGVLSATPQEIASLRDEVALLARLVADLRLLSLAEAGQLKLERVQTDLGVLVSRVVERMQPQAEINGIELETDVAPTLSPVYVDADRISQVVGNLVSNALRYTPVGGKITVRVGPGIAADDQTAVAVSVTDTGTGLAPEDLPHVFDRFYRADKSRSRSSGGSGIGLAIVKQLVEAHGGRVWVESPVFNGADGARYGTRFTFVLPMA encoded by the coding sequence ATGCGTAGCCTCCGACTAAAGCTCATGGGCGCTTTCGCCCTGGTGATGTTGATCAGTGTCGTCGCCAATTCCCTTTTGATCAGCCAGGCTGCCAGTGGTCAGTTCAGCCGCTATGTCACTGAGAGCGGGAGGGCTTGGGCTCAGCGCATGGCGCCGATGCTGGCAGATCACTACGCCCGTGCTGGGGGGTGGCAGGGCGCAGAGGCCCTATTGCACAACCCATGGTCAAGCATGATGGGCGTGGGCATGGGGGGGATGATGCTGATGCCCCACTGGCGGGGTGGCATGATGGGCTGGGGTCGAGATCAGGAGAGAGGGCCAGGCTGGAGTATGAGCGACATGATGAACGGCGACATGTGGGCCTGGATGGGCCTTCGCCTGTTGTTGGCTGATGAGCAGGGCGTCGTCGTGGCCGACAGCGCCGCTTCCCTGACAGGGACAAAGCTAAAGCCAGCCGATCTGGCTGCTGGCGTGCCGATATGGGTGGATGGCCGTCTGGTAGGGACACTTTTAGCTGTGCTGGCCTCGACTGATGCGACGACGCTAGCCAGCGATTTTCTGAAGGGCGTTCGTCGTCTGACCTGGCTGGTCAGCCTCACCGCAGGGATGGTGGCACTGGCGCTCGGCTTGATCCTCTTTCGCCATATCGTCGCCCCCGTGCGAGCCGTCACTATGGCTGCGCAACGGATCGCTGCCGGACACCTAGACCAGCGCGTCCCGGTCACCTCGCAAGACGAGATCGGACAACTGGCCAGTGCGTTCAATTATATGGCCGATGCCCTCGCCCGTGACCAGGAGCTCCGCCGTAACATGATCGCCGACATCGCTCACGAGCTGCGCACTCCGCTCAGCGTGATTCAGGCCAACCTAGAGGCTATGTTAGATGGGGTGTTGTCTGCAACGCCTCAGGAGATCGCCTCGCTGCGGGATGAGGTGGCCCTGCTCGCCCGGCTCGTGGCCGATCTGCGCCTTCTCTCCTTAGCTGAAGCGGGCCAGCTCAAGCTGGAGCGCGTTCAAACAGACCTGGGCGTGCTAGTGAGCCGGGTGGTGGAGCGCATGCAGCCCCAGGCCGAGATCAACGGCATCGAACTGGAAACAGACGTGGCACCCACGCTATCGCCAGTCTACGTCGATGCCGATCGGATCAGCCAGGTCGTCGGCAACTTGGTGAGCAACGCCCTGCGCTATACCCCTGTCGGCGGCAAGATCACCGTGCGCGTCGGGCCTGGGATAGCAGCCGACGATCAGACAGCCGTCGCTGTCTCAGTCACTGACACTGGTACAGGGCTCGCTCCCGAGGACCTTCCCCACGTCTTTGATCGCTTCTACCGAGCTGACAAATCCAGAAGCCGATCGAGCGGCGGCTCAGGGATCGGCCTGGCCATCGTCAAGCAACTGGTCGAAGCCCACGGCGGGCGCGTGTGGGTAGAAAGCCCAGTCTTCAACGGGGCGGATGGAGCGCGCTACGGCACTCGGTTCACGTTTGTCCTTCCAATGGCCTAG
- a CDS encoding glycosyl hydrolase — translation MNRILIVAALGLAGLTWFVAPFLTPRPMPTPEPLVPTPLAERTPSPVPTRATLITPLPLSAATSPHRWRFGVGLALGRITDYDLTWLSPGWYLDWQVRLPPEGLEIEYAPMVRVSEKGFRPDSQTILAAVDALPGAIWLLGNEPDVRWQDNTTPETYARHYHTLYTLIKGRDPTARVAIAGLSQPTALRLRYLDRVLAAYEAMYGEPMPVDVWNIHAFILREEADSWGVGIPPGFDDRQGELYEIADHDDLEIFQRQILGFRHWMWTRGYGDKPLIVSEYGILMPPDYGFPFEAVRDFMWKTFDFFLNARDEEIGYPGDDYRLVQRWCWYSLADTVYPTPNLFDPKTRAITPLGEAFGEYVRGLDNR, via the coding sequence GTGAACCGCATTCTGATCGTAGCTGCACTTGGGCTCGCGGGATTAACATGGTTTGTGGCACCGTTTCTCACGCCTCGGCCGATGCCTACGCCTGAACCGCTGGTGCCCACGCCGCTTGCCGAGCGCACTCCTTCGCCTGTGCCTACCCGTGCTACTCTGATAACGCCCTTACCTCTGTCTGCCGCCACCTCCCCCCATCGCTGGCGGTTCGGCGTGGGACTGGCGCTGGGCCGTATCACCGACTACGACCTCACCTGGCTGTCGCCCGGCTGGTACCTAGACTGGCAAGTGCGCCTACCGCCAGAGGGGCTGGAGATCGAATACGCGCCGATGGTGCGCGTGAGCGAGAAGGGCTTTCGGCCTGACTCGCAGACGATCCTTGCTGCTGTAGACGCTCTGCCAGGCGCCATATGGTTATTGGGAAACGAACCGGATGTCCGCTGGCAGGACAACACCACGCCCGAAACATATGCTCGCCATTACCACACGCTGTACACGCTCATCAAAGGGCGCGATCCGACGGCTCGAGTGGCCATCGCTGGGCTTTCTCAGCCCACGGCGTTGCGGCTGCGTTACTTGGACCGTGTGTTGGCGGCGTACGAAGCGATGTACGGCGAGCCGATGCCTGTAGACGTATGGAATATCCACGCCTTCATCCTGCGCGAGGAGGCCGATTCCTGGGGTGTGGGCATCCCTCCAGGGTTCGACGACCGGCAGGGAGAGCTGTACGAGATCGCCGATCACGATGACTTGGAGATCTTCCAGCGCCAAATCCTCGGCTTTCGTCACTGGATGTGGACGCGTGGGTATGGGGATAAGCCGCTCATTGTCTCCGAGTACGGCATCCTGATGCCGCCGGACTACGGTTTCCCGTTTGAGGCCGTACGCGACTTCATGTGGAAGACGTTCGACTTCTTCCTGAATGCCCGAGATGAGGAGATTGGGTATCCTGGTGATGATTACCGGCTGGTGCAGCGATGGTGCTGGTACTCGCTGGCGGACACGGTATACCCCACGCCCAACTTGTTCGACCCGAAGACGAGAGCGATCACGCCGTTAGGCGAGGCGTTCGGGGAGTATGTGCGCGGGTTAGACAACCGATAA
- a CDS encoding ribonuclease H-like domain-containing protein, whose product MKLDREHLDQILRSHQACRERALTPLDVPLAFSTRFAPSLSLERLIDGRIIATPYGDCLFVEHHYPLDMARGPARLGDLMHLSAGFAAGGFQAARFSPQPGLDQLNLTSAVFLDAETTGLSGGAGTLAFLIGIGRLEGDRFVVRQFFMRNPSEERALLHAIAAAMVGSTMVVTFNGHTFDLPLLATRFRLARQPLPLADLPHFDVLAAARRLWRWRLGSCALAHLERKVLGFERTEEDVPSWLIPILYQRYLQDGLVGPMARVFYHNREDVLSMATLTIVLCQAYLTAEDATVLHPIDWASLGRVFEDAGDWRRAERAYRQALSQPLPDEVRRATLARLGWLLKRQQRHQEAAALWEEWITSIPGDDVTPFLELAKHHEWHTRDVKAALMWSQWARRLVEGWPPGPARHRALSDLDHRIVRLLRKQGKAL is encoded by the coding sequence TTGAAGCTCGATCGTGAACACCTAGACCAGATATTGCGCTCTCATCAGGCGTGTCGTGAGCGCGCCCTGACGCCACTGGACGTCCCATTGGCCTTTTCTACGCGCTTTGCGCCCTCACTGTCGCTAGAACGCCTGATCGACGGACGGATCATTGCCACGCCTTATGGTGACTGTCTGTTCGTCGAACATCACTACCCCTTAGATATGGCGCGTGGCCCCGCGCGCTTGGGTGATCTAATGCACCTGTCTGCCGGGTTCGCTGCCGGTGGCTTCCAGGCTGCACGGTTTAGCCCGCAACCTGGCCTGGACCAGCTCAACTTGACCTCCGCCGTCTTCCTCGATGCGGAAACGACAGGGCTGTCAGGAGGGGCTGGGACCCTCGCATTCCTCATTGGGATCGGCCGCCTTGAGGGCGATCGTTTCGTCGTTCGCCAATTTTTCATGCGTAACCCCTCTGAGGAACGCGCCCTCCTGCACGCCATCGCTGCAGCGATGGTTGGCAGCACGATGGTGGTCACTTTCAATGGCCACACGTTCGATCTGCCCTTGCTGGCCACACGTTTTCGGCTGGCTCGGCAGCCGTTGCCACTAGCCGACCTTCCTCACTTCGATGTACTGGCTGCGGCGCGTCGTCTATGGCGCTGGAGGCTGGGCTCGTGCGCGCTGGCCCACCTAGAGCGCAAAGTTTTGGGCTTCGAGCGTACCGAGGAAGACGTGCCAAGCTGGCTGATCCCCATACTTTACCAGCGATATCTGCAGGATGGCCTGGTCGGGCCAATGGCTCGTGTCTTCTACCACAACCGAGAGGATGTGCTCTCGATGGCTACGCTAACCATCGTGCTATGTCAAGCTTACCTGACGGCAGAGGACGCAACGGTGCTTCACCCTATAGATTGGGCCTCTCTAGGACGGGTGTTCGAGGACGCTGGCGACTGGAGACGTGCAGAGCGCGCTTATCGGCAAGCGCTGTCACAGCCATTGCCAGACGAGGTGCGGCGCGCCACACTTGCTCGCTTGGGATGGCTGTTGAAGCGCCAGCAACGCCATCAAGAAGCCGCTGCGCTTTGGGAGGAGTGGATCACGAGCATCCCTGGTGATGATGTGACGCCCTTCCTGGAGCTGGCCAAGCATCACGAGTGGCATACACGCGATGTGAAAGCCGCGCTGATGTGGAGCCAATGGGCGCGCCGTCTTGTCGAAGGGTGGCCGCCTGGCCCTGCGCGCCACCGCGCGCTGAGTGATTTGGATCATCGTATTGTTCGCCTGCTCCGAAAGCAGGGGAAAGCGTTGTGA